One Owenweeksia hongkongensis DSM 17368 genomic region harbors:
- a CDS encoding SpvB/TcaC N-terminal domain-containing protein, translating into MKNQIDFTTKVAAFVMIATMLGNDLIASTRAMLNFNPAAINYIEVDSFSSSVPIVEEHSENREEEVSSAKDEETSPSNNTAWEARLKTTSIAYLGYHHQDPLHMPEDDFFEFTVPEDFKTYKNVILEYDIQGLEDGHNIPKSVNGRPVYYGSSIEPGTDWQRVSVELNEAELKPGNNTIRFGMPEGFGSSVTVKNVDLLFTNDESTAPLNDRMGRIEASEADFTIEERLDEDRLFELLSMDMPSIPNDIKNVTQGADGFLLESFKKDSARITIAYQSDVVPSGSGMSRLHLFYFDDERRTWKVASNLNFDPIAGTVTGQAPSNTDYFAGLISSPEMPEASAFVPTAISDIKAANPAAGISMINPPSASRTGEASVSYPIDIPAGRAGLTPSLMLNYSSDGGAGWLGIGWSINVPQVAVETSWGVPTFGTGETEGYLLNGSALYMEGGLRPNKTAMSSSRASGDVQFIERTINSYKTITRKGSAPNNYYWVEKHADGTEYFYGTTDGTSFDASYVLSDGPGGNIVKWFLAMTKDRWGNYIKYYYDIGTENSATDAKKDGHYAVLSKIAYTGFDGGDAPRYIVEFKKTKDRQDATINLKAGIKELDYHSLNNIKIRYVDPNLSNDTVEISRYHMTYGNGDFGKKTLLSITKYDKNDDEFHEHSFTYHTSGNRITYGNPTPINTNIGPFNNLFSGMDDKIKKIALPLSQQAEPSSINSSVTSGWGAGGSVGLGVCFTGSSFIPTKAWTFSGSMGLSQSVTQSKINLDDFNGDGLPDIMFDAGIHKAYLPLKTQADGSQFFGKSRRISQPGSLNESMSISFSTGVNFAMPLNALYYGLNYNNNRSFNYRYLTDYNADGFKDLVNQGVVYFGRMNQAGDYSFDVSSEQTPNPVIKGTSASTYTDDESLPDLQMVRTWEAPMDGYVNISGTATCDVNTVDGLRLGIQKGSTFLVAMTDVSGSSSLNMVANNVHVNRGEKILFRTQSKNNGYSDLAYWNPKVKYTNNLSRVDPNGIDYAESTYEDGFMLSASQGVITTDDKYIKVSWPALNSSVNLTDDVTFRISALWTPNGGTSSSVFSFSNKISAGSPLNLTGNFVDNNGNPANFVNSFLKIPGYGTGGEWNVFFQVLSSSNVDWKAINWRPEVSFGDDPCGLPTRKKYPSVMYHTYNKVLQLEASYPVTTSGAGSDQMRFWPVVSFSNVLSAFTTDEISEGSPKYAWFVSKTAGGLLSKMVLKINTNGTYAYYTDKSYSQVVTQASSSTVYGFSREQVLEGTAHVGWFCQDKLLGAFLRSSTSSISYKNLTQGGIQEATSVNFDVFAINRTALQDYHLGWGQFCWNDADNPDAPIGVSEMQLNSSMISEEKNYQKNEPEISDMQQEITESSPTPATDKFHMLIARRWERPSRLPSYIKENYANGSDEKLDCWSAWNGHEGVYANDGATSPGKFAESPRMIKPTVPANSGNYLAEGIPIVTTSNSLADNVTAAAGLLGQSETRNIGSAFNSKPQTAYLDINGDGYPDIIKYDNSDPKMQVTVPLGGYANETDFFDSDGNLGKSISESVTMTIAGSFANNDKRFMKTGNVSGSAGLGSNYSEFEWLDINGDGLPDRVSSDNSTDILIEYNRGNGLFEAVSVNTSLSQSSLNKSNSTSGSLGLGLSSLDDATDKVGGSFSAGIGLNVTGGEVAKQFIDYNGDGLLDIAVSSGSAVSVYYNLGTEWSGPFGISGIDLGKSEALGVYGNIAGTYSFPSATVPPGASIKTSLSGNAQANFALNKTNSTLRDMNGDNIPDIVSSDGFGKLSVRYATNVIGNSNLLSTVTNPLGGSFSINYHREGNKYGNYPVAIKTSTSADNEVMVWDMPYSKWVLSQVVIDDGLDLQDQGEDIDGADDIQLSFKYDGGIKSRRERDFIGFTRVQTLREADNPMPTVNTDPIARYTSTVVEYFRPSSTSPQEIRKAEYLKGYPFFNYNLYHEEGWCDVEGDLVPCPLIQDIKRTKNTYEYRNVIQSGSSIGMLEKPYDEFVLVNANALSETQTIFPALIEKEDVTFPDYQEESLFHSLVYELDYDEYTNVTWYSRKGSNVISGVSDAIVGVIDNSEYEYLEDNSHFYGELYGFTYPFNDFVVDPNTGEVCFTLHSDDFGHHGYEDINICVPEYEFQSPNSCTSQGGDNPPIELVFRKYVVKTTNITKKQYDCNYHAPIIAEMDYFPLDNKSDYRANVLKSHKIFIGVNNSPGFRRGTSVELTGNGKGVAKIKNELNFTGSSFTQTDLLYDGFGNVTKITSPNNLNNERLVTNYEYETDCNQFVKRVWNSYGDEACYKYEQRTGNLLRQVGINGHATAYQYDGKDRLKAVYGPREYANPGSAATISFEYYPEGTAGGTVPVAITSHNMGVSGTMASNPPSINCDSDDNFSSRPSMSQVMQTATFIDGMSRVVQVKKDAAGNLESSGVYSYKKVREVSGITAYDYLGRDSVTTLSMLEDGADPISVINTGVSSTITKSVAYDYVGKPILHVDIREQGATVQTQIKYSWSEVNTPFAERCFNIETKVNSNRTYTNFINAEGQTIARQTKGNSSGVSQFTTFEFDALGQLLSSTDPIELETTYGYDAFGRITYEIHPDRGRTDFTYDNAGNLIKQKTPLTGTAGITMDYEYNRIKKRVMADSESKKTYNVYYSWGSEGDGKNGAGRVVSVNQGSQNTVKEEYTFDELGNRITEEKQIWTLDGGTRKYDFQYKYDSWGRMREIVYPDAEILTYNYTPTGELLGMDTHHEAANPMDASIVDNIYYDGFGNIVQLNYSNGTTTDFEYDSYSRRLTGLNLLSGTGTLWSDNTTSRTNLLTKDYTYDPYGNVKTVGNEASGFDYDQTLGFALFGIEGGEYDMQYNYDDLNRLSSASGMFDGRPLDLSMTYDDAGGLLTKNQDFDGIAYELEYELDTEEELEKRKSHQINSITDHTTTDETIYHYDDAGNVIQIDLPNEQQDFIWNELNHLRGVMNDNGISHYVYDQNGERIMKGNYLSSQGGSNESFDISNMTLDGYTLYVNPYYVVTNYNNTAEGSKHYYMGSQRIASGQMSYTLTPKVDFPPESYSPTSPETPGGIVDLHDLFSKLAVRRDQAFDIDLSTLLEAPELSDLKPFEAYEMAVNESPCQTLECRCAESIYWTEQSGEDCEAKKVMYWYHPDYLGNTEYVTNSGGLPHQFFWYSPWGEPLVSQDLGFLSGFRSRYKFNAKELDEETGNYYYGARYYNPQTSVWLGVDAMAAKYPSLSPYTFVANNPIMLIDPDGNQIDPALLDENSPNYCAETAQAFLDFAQTKEGQTFLSDYASEGQTIAGVTYSQGKYDKEGLDVKFDSKIITNKDGTISSANGVTDVDLDGERGKITISLNTASTNENNSNYLSGNIGKGEYMYNLVGTITHEAFIHGDLFAADFLDGGGFDYSNVPSTISGSPHHYASRRAAQNGNGRFYNQGFRIMGQMNTKYKQNYSREQIVNKMWHFRY; encoded by the coding sequence ATGAAAAATCAAATTGATTTTACGACCAAGGTGGCTGCCTTTGTCATGATTGCCACTATGCTTGGCAATGACCTTATTGCCAGCACAAGGGCTATGCTAAATTTTAATCCGGCTGCGATAAATTATATTGAAGTCGATAGTTTTTCATCTTCAGTTCCAATAGTTGAAGAGCATTCGGAAAATCGAGAGGAAGAAGTTTCATCAGCAAAAGATGAAGAAACTTCACCTTCAAATAATACTGCGTGGGAGGCTAGGTTAAAAACGACTTCAATAGCCTATCTAGGATATCACCACCAAGACCCTTTGCATATGCCAGAGGATGATTTCTTTGAGTTCACCGTTCCTGAAGACTTTAAGACCTACAAGAATGTAATCCTAGAATACGATATTCAAGGGTTGGAAGACGGCCATAATATCCCCAAATCAGTAAATGGGCGGCCTGTTTATTATGGTTCATCAATAGAACCAGGAACGGACTGGCAAAGAGTTTCGGTAGAGTTGAACGAGGCGGAGTTAAAGCCAGGAAATAACACAATACGCTTTGGAATGCCTGAAGGTTTTGGCAGTTCTGTAACCGTAAAAAATGTGGATCTCCTTTTCACTAATGATGAGAGTACCGCTCCTTTAAACGACCGTATGGGTAGAATTGAAGCTAGTGAAGCTGACTTTACCATAGAAGAGCGTTTGGATGAAGATCGACTATTTGAGTTGCTGTCCATGGATATGCCGTCTATTCCAAACGATATAAAAAATGTAACCCAAGGAGCTGATGGTTTCTTACTGGAATCCTTCAAAAAAGATAGTGCTCGCATTACAATAGCTTACCAATCTGACGTAGTTCCATCAGGTTCTGGGATGTCAAGGCTACATCTGTTTTACTTTGATGACGAAAGGCGCACTTGGAAGGTTGCCAGTAATCTGAATTTTGATCCGATAGCTGGAACCGTAACAGGTCAGGCTCCGTCCAATACGGATTATTTTGCTGGGCTAATTTCTTCACCAGAAATGCCAGAAGCCAGTGCTTTTGTGCCTACGGCTATCAGTGACATTAAAGCAGCCAACCCGGCAGCAGGAATTAGCATGATAAACCCTCCCAGTGCTTCGCGTACAGGCGAGGCCTCGGTCAGCTATCCTATTGATATTCCTGCAGGTAGAGCAGGGCTAACCCCATCCTTGATGCTTAACTACAGTAGTGATGGTGGTGCTGGTTGGCTAGGAATTGGATGGAGTATTAATGTACCTCAAGTTGCAGTAGAAACGAGTTGGGGAGTACCCACATTTGGTACGGGAGAAACAGAAGGTTATTTACTGAATGGAAGTGCCTTATATATGGAAGGTGGCTTACGACCTAATAAAACCGCTATGTCCTCAAGTCGCGCAAGTGGTGATGTGCAGTTTATAGAAAGAACAATTAATTCTTATAAGACAATAACAAGAAAGGGTTCTGCCCCTAACAATTATTATTGGGTTGAAAAACATGCAGATGGTACAGAATATTTTTATGGTACCACAGATGGAACTTCTTTTGACGCAAGCTATGTTTTATCAGATGGTCCTGGCGGGAATATTGTAAAATGGTTTTTGGCGATGACAAAAGATCGCTGGGGTAATTACATCAAATACTACTATGATATTGGAACAGAGAACTCAGCAACTGATGCAAAAAAGGATGGACATTATGCTGTTCTCTCAAAAATAGCTTATACAGGCTTTGATGGAGGGGATGCACCACGTTACATCGTAGAGTTTAAGAAAACAAAAGACCGTCAGGATGCTACAATAAACTTAAAAGCCGGCATCAAAGAGCTTGACTATCATTCATTGAATAATATCAAAATACGATATGTAGATCCAAACTTAAGTAATGATACTGTAGAAATAAGCAGATACCATATGACATATGGAAATGGAGATTTTGGAAAGAAGACGCTCCTCAGCATTACCAAGTATGATAAAAATGATGACGAATTTCATGAACATAGTTTTACCTATCATACCTCAGGAAATCGGATTACTTATGGAAATCCTACTCCAATCAATACCAATATTGGGCCCTTTAATAACTTGTTTAGTGGTATGGATGATAAAATCAAGAAAATTGCGCTTCCACTTAGCCAACAAGCAGAGCCTTCAAGTATTAACTCCTCCGTTACTTCGGGCTGGGGAGCTGGAGGTTCGGTAGGGTTGGGTGTCTGTTTTACCGGAAGTAGTTTTATTCCAACCAAGGCATGGACTTTTTCAGGAAGTATGGGGTTGTCACAAAGTGTTACTCAATCCAAGATAAATTTAGATGATTTTAATGGCGATGGATTGCCCGATATTATGTTTGATGCTGGTATTCATAAAGCGTATCTACCATTAAAAACTCAAGCGGATGGTAGTCAGTTTTTTGGTAAATCAAGGAGAATTTCACAACCTGGTTCATTAAATGAATCGATGAGTATTTCATTCAGTACGGGAGTAAATTTTGCCATGCCATTAAACGCGTTGTATTACGGTTTGAATTATAATAACAACCGGTCCTTTAACTACAGGTATTTGACAGATTATAATGCAGATGGTTTTAAGGACTTGGTAAATCAGGGGGTGGTATACTTTGGGAGAATGAATCAAGCTGGTGATTATAGTTTTGATGTTTCCAGTGAACAAACACCAAACCCAGTAATCAAAGGGACATCTGCCTCCACTTATACAGATGACGAGTCTTTACCAGATTTGCAAATGGTACGTACTTGGGAGGCTCCAATGGACGGCTATGTAAATATATCAGGAACGGCTACTTGCGATGTTAATACTGTGGATGGATTAAGACTGGGAATACAAAAGGGTTCAACATTTTTAGTGGCGATGACAGATGTCTCAGGAAGTAGTTCTTTGAATATGGTAGCCAATAATGTTCACGTGAACCGAGGGGAGAAGATTTTGTTTAGAACACAGTCTAAAAATAATGGATATTCTGACTTAGCCTACTGGAACCCTAAAGTAAAATACACTAATAATCTGTCGCGTGTAGACCCCAATGGTATAGACTATGCAGAAAGCACCTATGAAGATGGTTTTATGCTATCCGCTAGCCAAGGTGTTATAACAACCGATGACAAGTACATTAAGGTATCATGGCCTGCTCTTAATAGTAGTGTCAATCTTACCGATGACGTGACGTTCAGAATTTCTGCTCTTTGGACACCTAATGGAGGAACATCCTCGAGTGTCTTTTCATTTTCGAATAAAATAAGTGCTGGGTCTCCACTGAATCTTACAGGTAATTTTGTAGATAATAATGGTAATCCAGCAAATTTTGTGAATTCATTTTTAAAAATCCCGGGTTACGGGACTGGAGGAGAATGGAATGTTTTTTTCCAAGTATTAAGTTCATCTAATGTGGACTGGAAAGCAATTAATTGGCGTCCTGAGGTGAGTTTTGGGGATGACCCATGTGGTCTACCTACCAGAAAAAAATACCCATCGGTAATGTATCATACCTATAATAAGGTACTTCAATTAGAGGCATCATATCCAGTAACGACTTCAGGTGCAGGTTCAGATCAAATGCGATTTTGGCCTGTTGTAAGCTTTAGCAATGTACTTTCTGCATTTACTACCGATGAAATATCTGAAGGATCTCCAAAATATGCTTGGTTTGTTTCTAAAACGGCTGGAGGGTTATTGAGTAAAATGGTCCTTAAAATAAACACCAATGGAACCTATGCGTACTATACGGATAAAAGCTACTCGCAGGTTGTTACACAGGCTAGTTCATCAACTGTTTATGGATTTAGCAGAGAGCAGGTGTTGGAAGGAACTGCTCATGTGGGATGGTTTTGCCAGGATAAGTTGTTGGGCGCATTTTTACGGTCTTCCACCTCTTCTATTTCCTACAAAAATCTCACCCAAGGGGGAATACAAGAAGCGACAAGCGTAAATTTTGACGTGTTTGCTATCAACCGGACAGCACTACAGGATTATCATTTGGGTTGGGGACAGTTTTGCTGGAACGATGCAGACAATCCTGATGCACCGATTGGTGTGAGTGAGATGCAGTTAAATTCCTCAATGATATCTGAAGAAAAAAACTATCAAAAAAACGAACCTGAAATATCCGATATGCAACAGGAAATTACAGAAAGCAGCCCCACACCTGCAACTGATAAATTCCACATGCTTATTGCTCGGAGATGGGAAAGACCGTCTCGCCTTCCTAGCTACATCAAAGAAAATTATGCAAATGGCAGCGATGAGAAACTGGACTGTTGGTCTGCATGGAATGGACATGAAGGAGTTTATGCAAATGATGGGGCTACAAGTCCTGGTAAATTTGCTGAGTCACCAAGAATGATCAAACCTACAGTTCCTGCAAATTCTGGAAATTACTTAGCTGAAGGAATTCCAATTGTTACAACCAGTAATTCTTTGGCTGATAATGTTACCGCTGCAGCTGGTTTACTAGGACAATCGGAAACCCGTAACATTGGTAGTGCCTTCAATTCGAAGCCTCAAACAGCATATTTGGATATAAATGGTGATGGCTATCCTGATATTATAAAGTATGACAATAGTGACCCTAAAATGCAAGTAACGGTTCCACTAGGGGGTTATGCTAATGAAACAGACTTTTTTGACTCGGATGGAAATTTGGGTAAGTCCATATCAGAGTCTGTTACCATGACGATTGCAGGGTCTTTTGCCAACAACGACAAGAGATTTATGAAAACTGGAAATGTTAGCGGTTCTGCTGGTCTAGGGTCAAATTATTCTGAATTCGAGTGGTTGGATATAAATGGGGATGGTTTACCGGATAGAGTTTCATCTGATAACAGCACTGACATATTAATAGAATACAACAGGGGCAATGGGCTCTTTGAGGCAGTGTCGGTTAATACAAGTTTATCCCAATCTAGTTTGAATAAATCCAATTCTACCAGTGGAAGTTTGGGACTTGGCTTGTCTAGCTTAGATGATGCCACTGACAAGGTTGGTGGAAGTTTTAGTGCTGGTATTGGCTTAAATGTTACAGGAGGTGAGGTTGCGAAACAGTTCATAGATTATAATGGCGATGGCTTATTGGATATTGCAGTTTCAAGTGGAAGTGCAGTAAGTGTGTACTATAATCTAGGGACTGAATGGAGTGGTCCTTTTGGAATTTCTGGTATTGATTTAGGTAAGAGTGAGGCTCTTGGTGTATATGGAAACATTGCAGGAACATATAGTTTTCCATCTGCAACCGTGCCACCTGGTGCATCGATAAAAACCTCGCTTAGTGGCAATGCTCAAGCTAATTTTGCTCTCAACAAAACCAATAGCACGCTTCGTGATATGAATGGTGATAATATCCCTGATATTGTGAGTAGTGATGGTTTTGGTAAGTTATCAGTTCGTTACGCTACAAATGTCATTGGAAACAGTAATTTATTAAGTACTGTGACAAATCCACTTGGCGGTAGCTTCAGCATTAATTACCACAGAGAAGGTAATAAATATGGAAATTATCCTGTAGCAATCAAAACTAGTACTTCCGCAGATAATGAAGTAATGGTGTGGGATATGCCATATAGTAAATGGGTTTTATCTCAGGTGGTGATTGACGATGGTTTGGATTTACAGGATCAAGGAGAAGATATTGATGGGGCTGACGATATACAACTTAGTTTTAAGTATGATGGAGGTATTAAGAGCAGACGAGAGCGTGACTTTATTGGGTTTACAAGAGTTCAAACTTTAAGAGAAGCTGACAATCCAATGCCTACTGTTAATACAGATCCGATAGCCAGATATACCTCTACTGTAGTAGAGTATTTTAGACCATCAAGCACTTCGCCACAGGAAATACGAAAGGCTGAGTATTTAAAAGGATATCCATTTTTTAATTATAATTTATATCATGAAGAAGGGTGGTGTGATGTCGAAGGAGATTTGGTTCCATGTCCATTAATACAAGATATTAAAAGAACAAAGAATACTTATGAATACAGGAATGTAATTCAATCTGGAAGCTCTATTGGTATGCTTGAAAAACCTTATGACGAGTTTGTTTTAGTAAATGCAAACGCCCTTAGTGAAACGCAAACTATTTTTCCAGCCCTAATTGAAAAGGAGGATGTAACTTTCCCTGATTATCAGGAGGAAAGCTTGTTTCATTCTTTGGTTTATGAATTGGACTATGATGAATATACCAACGTGACCTGGTACTCAAGAAAGGGGAGCAATGTTATTAGTGGTGTTTCGGATGCTATTGTAGGTGTAATTGACAATTCTGAATATGAATATTTGGAGGACAACAGCCACTTTTATGGCGAGCTTTACGGTTTTACATACCCGTTTAACGATTTTGTAGTAGACCCCAATACTGGAGAAGTGTGTTTTACCCTGCATTCAGATGATTTTGGGCATCATGGTTATGAAGATATTAATATTTGTGTTCCTGAATATGAGTTTCAAAGTCCAAATTCATGCACATCGCAAGGTGGCGATAACCCTCCGATAGAGTTGGTTTTTAGAAAGTATGTAGTTAAGACAACGAATATTACAAAAAAGCAATATGACTGTAATTATCATGCGCCAATTATTGCTGAGATGGATTATTTCCCCCTTGATAATAAATCAGATTATCGAGCGAATGTCTTAAAAAGCCACAAAATATTTATTGGTGTGAATAATTCACCTGGGTTCAGAAGAGGAACCAGCGTAGAGTTAACAGGTAATGGTAAGGGTGTTGCTAAAATTAAGAACGAACTTAATTTCACGGGCTCTAGCTTTACACAAACGGATTTACTTTATGATGGTTTTGGAAATGTTACAAAAATCACATCTCCAAATAACTTGAATAATGAAAGGTTGGTTACCAATTATGAATATGAAACTGACTGTAATCAGTTTGTAAAGCGTGTATGGAATAGTTATGGTGATGAGGCTTGCTATAAATATGAACAGCGGACAGGAAACCTGCTTCGACAAGTTGGGATCAATGGACACGCAACTGCCTATCAGTATGACGGTAAAGATAGATTAAAAGCTGTTTATGGCCCTAGAGAGTATGCTAATCCTGGATCAGCAGCTACAATTTCTTTTGAGTATTATCCAGAAGGTACTGCTGGGGGAACTGTTCCTGTTGCTATAACCAGTCACAATATGGGGGTTTCTGGTACTATGGCCTCCAACCCTCCTTCAATTAATTGTGATAGTGATGATAACTTCAGTAGCAGACCCTCAATGTCTCAGGTGATGCAGACCGCCACTTTTATAGATGGAATGAGTCGTGTTGTTCAGGTAAAGAAGGATGCTGCAGGAAACCTGGAAAGCTCAGGCGTTTATTCTTATAAAAAGGTTCGTGAAGTATCAGGAATAACTGCTTATGATTATTTAGGAAGAGATAGTGTAACAACACTATCCATGCTTGAAGATGGGGCTGATCCAATTTCAGTTATAAATACAGGGGTTTCCAGTACAATAACAAAATCTGTTGCTTATGATTATGTAGGGAAGCCGATTCTTCATGTTGATATACGTGAGCAGGGAGCTACCGTACAAACTCAAATAAAATATAGCTGGAGTGAGGTAAACACCCCATTTGCTGAGAGATGTTTCAATATTGAGACTAAGGTTAACTCAAACAGAACATACACAAATTTTATAAATGCTGAGGGGCAAACGATTGCTAGACAAACAAAAGGGAATTCTTCTGGGGTAAGTCAGTTCACAACTTTTGAATTTGATGCATTAGGTCAATTGTTAAGTAGTACAGACCCTATAGAGCTTGAAACAACTTATGGATACGATGCTTTTGGTAGAATAACTTATGAAATTCATCCGGATAGAGGTAGGACGGATTTCACTTATGATAATGCTGGTAATTTAATTAAACAGAAAACCCCTTTAACTGGTACAGCAGGAATCACTATGGACTACGAATACAATCGAATTAAAAAACGAGTAATGGCTGACTCAGAGTCGAAAAAAACTTATAATGTATATTATTCTTGGGGTAGTGAAGGAGACGGTAAAAATGGTGCTGGAAGAGTTGTTTCCGTAAATCAGGGTAGTCAAAATACAGTGAAAGAAGAATATACCTTTGATGAACTTGGAAATCGTATTACTGAGGAAAAGCAAATATGGACGTTGGACGGGGGTACAAGAAAGTACGACTTTCAATATAAATATGATTCATGGGGTAGGATGCGTGAAATAGTTTATCCTGATGCCGAGATTTTAACCTACAATTATACGCCAACCGGGGAATTACTTGGCATGGATACGCATCATGAGGCAGCAAACCCAATGGATGCGTCCATTGTGGATAACATTTATTATGATGGTTTCGGAAATATTGTGCAGCTAAATTACAGTAACGGAACAACTACAGATTTCGAATACGATAGTTATTCAAGAAGGTTAACAGGGTTAAACTTACTCTCAGGAACAGGAACATTATGGTCAGATAATACAACTTCTAGGACAAATTTATTGACTAAAGATTACACCTACGATCCATATGGAAATGTTAAGACGGTAGGTAATGAAGCCTCCGGTTTTGACTATGACCAAACCTTAGGTTTTGCCTTATTTGGAATTGAAGGTGGAGAGTATGATATGCAGTATAATTATGACGATTTGAATAGGTTAAGTTCAGCTTCAGGTATGTTTGATGGCAGGCCATTAGATTTATCTATGACGTATGATGATGCGGGGGGATTGCTTACGAAAAATCAGGACTTTGATGGCATTGCTTACGAACTGGAATATGAACTCGATACGGAAGAAGAGCTTGAGAAAAGAAAAAGTCATCAGATTAACTCCATTACCGATCACACTACTACTGATGAAACCATTTACCATTATGATGATGCGGGAAATGTAATCCAGATAGACCTGCCTAATGAGCAGCAGGATTTTATTTGGAATGAACTAAATCATTTACGCGGAGTTATGAATGATAATGGAATTTCTCATTATGTGTATGACCAAAATGGGGAACGCATAATGAAAGGAAATTATTTATCTTCTCAAGGTGGATCAAATGAGTCTTTTGACATAAGTAATATGACGCTAGATGGATATACACTTTATGTGAATCCTTATTATGTGGTTACCAATTATAACAATACTGCTGAAGGATCCAAGCACTACTACATGGGAAGTCAGCGTATTGCTAGTGGGCAAATGAGCTATACCTTAACTCCAAAGGTTGATTTTCCACCAGAATCCTATAGCCCCACAAGCCCCGAAACTCCCGGGGGAATAGTCGATTTGCACGATTTATTTTCTAAATTAGCAGTAAGACGAGACCAAGCTTTTGATATAGATTTGTCAACATTGTTAGAAGCTCCGGAGTTATCAGATTTAAAACCTTTTGAGGCCTATGAAATGGCAGTGAATGAGAGTCCATGCCAAACGCTAGAATGTAGGTGCGCTGAGAGTATCTATTGGACAGAGCAAAGTGGTGAAGACTGCGAAGCAAAAAAAGTGATGTATTGGTATCACCCTGATTATCTGGGTAACACGGAGTATGTTACTAACTCAGGAGGACTACCTCATCAGTTTTTCTGGTATAGCCCGTGGGGTGAACCTTTGGTAAGTCAAGATCTTGGGTTTTTATCTGGTTTTAGGTCTCGTTATAAGTTTAACGCCAAGGAACTGGATGAAGAGACGGGGAATTACTACTACGGGGCCAGATATTATAATCCGCAGACCAGTGTGTGGTTGGGAGTTGATGCGATGGCTGCAAAATACCCAAGTCTGTCACCTTACACCTTCGTGGCAAATAATCCAATAATGTTGATTGACCCAGACGGGAATCAGATTGATCCTGCTTTGCTGGATGAAAATAGTCCAAATTATTGTGCTGAAACAGCTCAAGCATTTTTAGACTTTGCTCAAACAAAAGAAGGACAAACCTTTCTTTCTGACTATGCGTCCGAGGGGCAGACTATTGCTGGAGTTACCTATTCGCAGGGCAAATATGATAAGGAGGGATTAGATGTGAAGTTTGATTCCAAAATTATTACAAATAAAGATGGTACTATCAGTAGTGCAAATGGTGTTACAGATGTTGATTTGGATGGAGAAAGGGGTAAAATCACAATCTCACTAAACACAGCTTCAACCAACGAGAATAATTCTAATTATTTGAGTGGTAATATTGGTAAAGGCGAGTATATGTATAATTTGGTTGGAACTATTACTCACGAGGCTTTTATTCATGGAGATCTTTTTGCGGCTGATTTCTTAGATGGAGGTGGTTTTGATTATTCAAATGTACCGAGCACAATAAGTGGTAGCCCGCATCACTATGCATCTAGGAGAGCCGCTCAGAATGGTAACGGGAGATTCTATAATCAAGGATTTAGGATTATGGGACAGATGAATACAAAGTACAAGCAGAATTATTCTAGAGAGCAGATTGTAAATAAGATGTGGCACTTTAGATATTAG
- a CDS encoding IS1 family transposase, with the protein MNCRYCDALCHKKGMRNGRQVYRCKLCQKSQRKSYIRQKYCNEHRETIVMLTLEGMSISSISRVLAIPKSSICRLLLQAAKKIHSPELKNTNEQFEIDELKTFIGNKGNECWICYAIERSTRRVVHFIVGRRTKRNIKKVIQAVLSLSPGKIYTDGLNVYPKLIPKELHSTEKRQTNHIERLNLTLRTHLKRLSRKTICFSKSAKMLAACLKIYFWKDKFQYARPMFDHCNNARM; encoded by the coding sequence ATGAACTGTAGGTACTGTGATGCATTATGTCATAAAAAAGGGATGCGAAATGGAAGGCAAGTATACCGCTGTAAGCTTTGTCAGAAAAGTCAGCGAAAAAGCTACATTAGGCAAAAATATTGTAATGAGCATCGAGAAACGATAGTCATGTTAACCTTAGAAGGAATGAGTATAAGTTCTATTTCAAGGGTACTTGCTATTCCTAAATCTTCAATTTGTAGGCTACTGTTACAAGCAGCGAAAAAAATCCACTCTCCTGAACTAAAAAATACAAATGAACAGTTTGAGATAGACGAACTCAAAACTTTTATTGGCAACAAAGGAAATGAATGCTGGATCTGTTATGCCATCGAGAGGAGTACTAGAAGAGTGGTTCATTTTATAGTGGGAAGGCGGACAAAGAGGAACATTAAAAAAGTGATACAAGCTGTGCTGAGCCTTTCTCCCGGCAAGATTTATACAGATGGATTGAACGTATACCCCAAGCTTATTCCAAAAGAATTACATTCCACAGAAAAGCGGCAAACTAATCACATTGAACGTCTGAACCTAACTTTAAGGACTCACTTGAAAAGGCTGAGCCGGAAAACAATCTGTTTTTCTAAAAGTGCTAAGATGCTTGCAGCTTGTTTGAAAATTTACTTTTGGAAAGATAAGTTTCAATATGCTCGACCTATGTTCGACCATTGCAATAATGCTAGAATGTAA